One genomic segment of Pedobacter endophyticus includes these proteins:
- a CDS encoding GlmU family protein — protein MTINLFDDSSWNSLRPLTFTRPVGDLRVGILTIAEKWARHLNAEFGFKTQEHLLKKYPEKTAATVFINGSVCPDEALLEAIDKLKQDEVLVTDTLLLAHKYDTTPDKLLYGDFKKIIYTQAFTRITYPEDIFTHNGTEIKRDFALITKGRSSASLSSTNTFLGDNIFIEEGATADCAIFNSKQGPIYLGKNSQVWEGSIIRGSFALCEDSSVKMGAKIYPNTTIGPCSRVGGEINNAVIWGYSSKGHEGYLGNSVIGQWCNIGADSNNSNLKNNYGEVKLWEYKQQSFRKTGLQFCGLIMADHAKCAINTMFNTGTVAGVSANIFGAGFPRNFIPDFAWGGVHGFEVYSLAKMFETAEKVYARRDLPFDDVEKELLTSVFELTREFRRF, from the coding sequence ATGACAATCAATCTATTTGATGATTCTAGCTGGAATTCCCTTCGTCCGCTTACCTTTACACGGCCAGTTGGCGATTTGCGTGTTGGCATTTTAACCATAGCAGAAAAATGGGCCAGGCATTTAAATGCCGAATTTGGCTTCAAAACTCAAGAGCATCTTTTAAAAAAATATCCCGAAAAAACCGCGGCAACCGTTTTTATTAACGGATCGGTTTGCCCCGACGAAGCGCTGTTGGAGGCGATTGATAAACTAAAACAGGATGAAGTACTGGTTACCGATACCTTGCTTTTGGCTCATAAGTACGATACTACGCCCGATAAGTTGCTTTACGGCGATTTTAAAAAAATAATTTATACACAGGCGTTTACTCGAATTACTTATCCCGAAGATATTTTTACACATAATGGGACGGAAATAAAAAGAGATTTTGCCCTCATAACCAAGGGAAGAAGCTCGGCAAGCTTAAGTTCTACTAACACTTTTTTGGGCGATAACATCTTCATAGAAGAAGGGGCGACTGCAGATTGTGCCATTTTTAATAGCAAACAAGGGCCAATTTACTTAGGCAAGAACAGCCAGGTTTGGGAGGGCAGCATCATCAGGGGAAGCTTTGCCTTGTGCGAAGACTCCTCGGTTAAAATGGGGGCCAAAATTTATCCCAATACCACTATCGGGCCATGCAGTAGGGTAGGTGGCGAAATTAACAATGCCGTAATTTGGGGTTACTCATCAAAAGGACACGAAGGTTACCTGGGGAATTCGGTAATCGGACAATGGTGCAACATTGGCGCTGATAGCAATAACTCTAACTTAAAAAATAATTACGGCGAAGTAAAGTTGTGGGAGTATAAACAACAAAGTTTTAGGAAAACAGGACTGCAATTTTGTGGGTTGATTATGGCCGATCATGCTAAATGCGCAATTAATACAATGTTTAATACGGGTACCGTTGCGGGCGTTAGTGCCAATATTTTTGGTGCCGGCTTTCCGCGAAACTTTATCCCCGATTTTGCCTGGGGTGGTGTACATGGTTTTGAAGTATACAGTTTGGCCAAAATGTTCGAAACCGCCGAAAAGGTTTACGCCAGACGGGATTTACCGTTCGATGATGTTGAAAAGGAACTGCTTACCAGCGTTTTCGAATTGACCCGGGAGTTTAGGAGATTCTAG
- a CDS encoding helix-turn-helix domain-containing protein, translated as MKSIGDRIKQSRIGLGLSQADAAKMLQISTPAFCKIETGQTDLNVSRLLQIAKTFKVPVMQLLSAEEVEASAADDVLALKKALIEKDEEINKLRKKVIDLYDKLGM; from the coding sequence ATGAAAAGCATAGGCGATCGTATAAAGCAGAGTAGGATAGGGCTCGGTTTGAGTCAGGCCGATGCTGCAAAAATGCTGCAAATTTCTACTCCGGCATTCTGTAAAATCGAAACCGGACAAACAGATTTAAATGTTTCTCGTTTATTGCAAATTGCAAAAACCTTCAAGGTTCCGGTAATGCAGCTGTTATCTGCCGAAGAGGTAGAAGCTAGCGCTGCTGATGACGTTTTAGCTTTGAAGAAAGCGCTGATCGAAAAAGATGAAGAGATCAATAAACTCCGCAAAAAGGTTATTGATCTTTACGATAAGTTGGGCATGTAG
- the mce gene encoding methylmalonyl-CoA epimerase — MNKIEHVGIAVKNLGKSVPLYELLLNASCYKTEIVASEQVNTAFFKTGENKIELLEATSDDSSIARFLERKGEGIHHIAFAVDNILEEMERLKANGFTLLNDTPKKGADNKMVCFVHPKDANGVLIELCQEIKWV, encoded by the coding sequence ATGAATAAGATAGAACATGTTGGTATTGCCGTAAAAAACCTCGGTAAGTCGGTTCCGCTGTACGAACTTTTGTTAAACGCCTCGTGTTATAAAACCGAAATTGTGGCCTCAGAACAAGTGAACACGGCATTTTTTAAAACGGGCGAAAATAAAATTGAGCTCTTGGAGGCAACATCTGATGACAGTTCAATTGCCAGGTTTTTGGAGCGAAAAGGTGAGGGGATTCATCACATTGCTTTCGCCGTAGATAACATTTTAGAGGAAATGGAACGCTTGAAAGCCAACGGATTTACGTTGCTGAACGACACGCCCAAAAAAGGTGCCGATAACAAGATGGTTTGCTTCGTTCACCCGAAAGATGCCAATGGCGTTTTGATAGAGCTTTGTCAGGAAATTAAGTGGGTTTAA
- a CDS encoding HesB/IscA family protein, which translates to MITITDKAKDKIDHLMQDSEMGADYFLRVSVKGGGCSGLSYNLDFDNEEKVGDQFFEDKGIKIALDMKSFLYLAGTELDFTDGLNGKGFNFVNPNASRTCGCGESFSV; encoded by the coding sequence ATGATTACAATAACTGATAAAGCAAAAGACAAAATTGATCACCTGATGCAGGATTCTGAAATGGGTGCTGATTACTTTTTACGTGTTTCGGTAAAAGGTGGAGGTTGCTCTGGGTTATCTTACAACCTCGATTTCGATAACGAAGAAAAAGTTGGCGATCAGTTTTTCGAAGATAAAGGGATTAAAATCGCTTTAGACATGAAATCGTTTCTTTATTTAGCCGGCACAGAGCTAGACTTTACAGATGGCTTAAACGGTAAAGGTTTTAACTTTGTAAACCCTAATGCAAGCCGTACCTGCGGTTGTGGAGAAAGTTTTTCAGTTTAA
- the iscU gene encoding Fe-S cluster assembly scaffold IscU, which yields MAYSEKVIDHYNNPRNVGTLNKDSKFVGTGLVGAPECGDVMRLQIEVSEDNVITDAKFKTFGCGSAIASSSLATEWLKGKTIDEALSIDNMDIVEELALPPVKIHCSVLAEDAIKSAINDYRVKNGLEAIVLEKSHH from the coding sequence ATGGCATATTCAGAAAAAGTAATTGACCATTACAATAACCCACGCAACGTGGGCACATTGAACAAAGACAGTAAATTTGTTGGCACAGGATTAGTTGGTGCACCAGAGTGTGGCGACGTAATGCGCTTACAGATTGAAGTTAGCGAAGATAACGTAATTACCGACGCTAAATTTAAAACATTTGGTTGCGGATCTGCAATTGCATCATCTTCGTTAGCTACGGAATGGTTAAAAGGAAAAACGATTGACGAGGCGTTATCTATCGACAATATGGATATTGTTGAAGAATTGGCTTTGCCACCGGTAAAAATTCACTGCTCGGTGTTGGCAGAAGATGCAATTAAATCGGCTATTAACGATTACCGCGTTAAAAATGGCTTAGAAGCAATTGTGTTAGAAAAATCGCACCATTAA
- the prmA gene encoding 50S ribosomal protein L11 methyltransferase, whose protein sequence is MQYTRAIFKFEHIEDYQQDLLISDLADLGFDTFEDSEKGFTAFVIKENLDEQRLKELLASHEDEFATTYHLEDVADENWNAEWEKNFSPLVIDDVCYVRATFHQPQPSYPYEIVIDPKMAFGTGHHQTTTMMMQYILAADLKDKDVLDMGCGTAILAILASKLGAKSLTAIDYDEVCYESTIENAALNNVDNLEALCGSKEVIPDSKYDVIFANINRNILLDQIHRYAEVLKTDGKIFFSGFYLEPDLAMITAECAKYNIKYLDNKQNGDWVAAQFEKK, encoded by the coding sequence ATGCAATACACAAGGGCAATATTTAAATTCGAGCATATTGAAGATTATCAGCAAGATCTACTGATCAGTGATCTTGCTGATTTGGGCTTTGATACATTTGAAGATAGCGAAAAAGGTTTTACCGCTTTCGTAATTAAAGAAAATTTAGACGAACAGCGGTTAAAAGAACTGCTGGCCAGCCATGAAGATGAATTTGCAACAACCTATCATTTGGAAGATGTTGCCGATGAAAACTGGAACGCCGAATGGGAAAAGAATTTCAGTCCGTTGGTTATTGATGATGTTTGCTACGTTAGGGCTACCTTTCATCAGCCACAGCCATCATATCCGTACGAAATTGTGATCGACCCGAAAATGGCTTTCGGTACAGGGCACCATCAAACAACAACGATGATGATGCAATATATTCTGGCTGCGGATTTAAAAGACAAAGATGTTTTGGATATGGGCTGCGGAACGGCAATTTTAGCTATTCTTGCTTCAAAGTTGGGCGCCAAGAGTTTAACGGCTATCGATTACGACGAGGTTTGTTATGAAAGTACCATTGAAAACGCCGCATTGAACAATGTAGATAATCTGGAAGCACTTTGCGGCAGTAAGGAAGTCATTCCCGACAGCAAATACGATGTAATTTTCGCCAACATTAACAGGAACATTCTGCTCGATCAGATTCACCGCTATGCGGAGGTTTTAAAAACTGATGGCAAAATCTTTTTTAGTGGATTTTATTTAGAGCCGGATTTGGCCATGATTACCGCCGAATGTGCTAAATATAACATCAAATACCTCGATAATAAACAAAATGGCGATTGGGTTGCGGCACAGTTTGAGAAAAAATAA
- the tpiA gene encoding triose-phosphate isomerase, with translation MRKKIVAGNWKMNLDYNEGVSLFSEIVNMVKDERKGDQLAIICAPFIHLNSLAKLGGNDVKIGAQNIHDKENGAYTGEVSAKMVKSVGVEYVILGHSERRQYQAESDELLAAKTKMALANDLKPIFCIGETLDERNNGSYYEVLKKQLINGIFSLTEEDFRKVVIAYEPVWAIGTGLTASPDQAQDIHAFIRSEIEANYGFNVADDTTILYGGSCNPGNAASLFAQKDIDGGLIGGASLKSRDFTDIIKALNS, from the coding sequence ATGAGAAAAAAAATTGTTGCCGGAAACTGGAAAATGAACCTGGATTACAACGAAGGTGTTTCGTTGTTCAGTGAGATTGTAAATATGGTTAAAGATGAGCGCAAAGGCGATCAATTGGCTATTATCTGCGCCCCTTTCATTCATTTAAATAGTTTGGCAAAATTGGGCGGAAACGATGTTAAAATCGGCGCTCAAAATATTCATGATAAAGAAAACGGTGCTTATACGGGCGAAGTTTCTGCAAAAATGGTGAAATCTGTTGGTGTAGAATATGTAATCTTAGGCCATTCTGAGCGCAGACAATACCAAGCCGAAAGCGACGAATTATTAGCTGCAAAAACCAAAATGGCTTTGGCCAACGATTTAAAACCTATTTTTTGTATTGGCGAAACGCTGGATGAACGTAACAACGGTAGCTATTATGAGGTGTTGAAAAAGCAGTTGATCAACGGTATTTTTAGCTTAACTGAAGAAGATTTCAGAAAGGTTGTTATTGCTTATGAGCCGGTTTGGGCAATTGGTACCGGTTTAACTGCTTCTCCTGATCAGGCGCAAGATATTCATGCATTCATCCGGAGTGAAATTGAGGCTAATTATGGTTTCAATGTTGCTGATGATACGACTATTTTATATGGCGGAAGTTGCAATCCGGGCAATGCAGCGAGCTTGTTTGCACAAAAGGATATAGACGGCGGTTTAATTGGAGGTGCATCGTTAAAATCTCGCGATTTTACTGATATTATTAAGGCATTAAATAGCTAG
- a CDS encoding UDP-N-acetylmuramate--L-alanine ligase: MRIHFIAIGGSAMHNLAIALHKKGYQVTGSDDVIFEPAKSRLAKYGLLPNEMGWDEGRISGDIDAIILGMHARIDNPELLKAQELGIRIYSYPEYIYEQSKSKLRVVIGGSHGKTTITSMILHVLNFYKRDFDYLVGAQLAGFETMVRVTEEAPVIIIEGDEYLSSPIDRRPKFHLYKANVAVISGIAWDHINVFPTYADYIAQFDKFIHTIEAGGTLIYCEADRDLTEIVDGSTAEVKKIGYEIPEHTIENGITYLLPEKTPLKIFGDHNLMNLNAAKLVCGQLGIDQKDFDSAIASFTGAAKRLEVISANESTNVYKDFAHSPSKLKATIDAVKAQFVNRKLVACIELHTFSSLNKDFLKEYTGAMDKADEAIVFIDLKSFEQKRMEPFSEEDVQLAFANPKLKFFNQAEQLKAYLLSLNYKDTNLLMMSSGNYAGFDLPQLAAALEK; the protein is encoded by the coding sequence ATGCGAATACATTTTATAGCGATTGGCGGAAGTGCCATGCACAACTTAGCCATTGCGTTACATAAAAAAGGCTATCAGGTTACAGGATCGGACGACGTGATTTTCGAGCCCGCAAAATCCCGGTTAGCTAAATACGGCTTGCTTCCGAACGAAATGGGATGGGATGAAGGCCGCATTTCTGGCGATATTGATGCGATCATTTTAGGGATGCATGCGAGGATCGACAATCCAGAACTGCTGAAAGCTCAGGAATTGGGCATCAGAATCTATTCTTATCCAGAGTACATTTACGAACAAAGCAAAAGCAAGCTCAGGGTTGTAATAGGAGGCAGTCATGGTAAAACTACCATTACCAGCATGATTTTGCATGTGCTGAACTTTTACAAACGTGATTTCGATTACCTTGTGGGTGCGCAGTTAGCAGGCTTCGAAACTATGGTGAGGGTTACAGAAGAGGCGCCTGTAATCATTATCGAAGGCGATGAGTACTTATCGTCGCCGATTGACAGGAGACCTAAATTTCATCTTTACAAGGCCAACGTTGCTGTAATAAGTGGCATTGCCTGGGATCATATCAACGTGTTTCCTACCTATGCAGATTATATTGCTCAATTTGATAAGTTTATCCACACGATTGAAGCGGGTGGAACCTTGATTTACTGCGAGGCAGACCGTGACTTAACGGAAATTGTAGATGGTTCGACTGCGGAAGTTAAAAAGATCGGCTATGAAATTCCGGAGCATACTATCGAAAACGGAATTACCTATTTACTCCCCGAAAAAACGCCTTTGAAAATCTTTGGCGATCATAATCTGATGAACCTGAATGCGGCAAAATTGGTTTGCGGGCAATTGGGTATCGATCAAAAGGACTTTGATAGCGCTATTGCTTCTTTTACGGGTGCTGCCAAACGTTTGGAGGTAATTTCTGCCAACGAATCGACAAATGTTTATAAGGATTTTGCGCACTCACCCTCTAAATTAAAGGCAACAATTGATGCGGTTAAAGCACAGTTTGTTAACCGAAAGTTGGTGGCTTGCATCGAATTGCACACGTTTAGTAGCTTGAACAAAGATTTCTTAAAAGAATATACTGGCGCAATGGATAAGGCCGACGAGGCGATTGTTTTCATTGATTTAAAAAGCTTTGAACAAAAACGTATGGAGCCATTCTCCGAAGAAGATGTTCAGTTGGCTTTTGCCAATCCGAAGCTTAAGTTTTTTAACCAGGCAGAGCAATTAAAAGCCTATCTACTGAGTTTAAATTATAAAGATACCAATTTGTTGATGATGAGTTCAGGTAATTATGCTGGTTTTGATTTGCCTCAATTGGCTGCGGCATTAGAAAAATAG
- a CDS encoding IscS subfamily cysteine desulfurase has translation MKQPIYLDNNATTPLDPRVLEAMLPYFTEKFGNAASRNHAFGWVAEEGVDYAREQVAKLIGCTEKEIIFTSGATEADNLAIKGVFEMYKEKGNHIITAVTEHKAVLDTCKHLEKNGARVTYLGVKEDGLIDLAELEAAMTPETILVSIMYGNNEIGVIQPVKEISAIAHRHGALFMTDATQAVGKIPVDVNADGIDLMAFSAHKMYGPKGVGALYVRRKNPRVKVTSQMDGGGHERGMRSGTLNVPGIVGLGKACELCRLEMDSEAQRLSALRDRLESTLNQMEESYVNGNTQHRLPHVANISFKYVEGEGLMMAMSDLAVSSGSACTSASLEPSYVLKSLGLSDDLAHSSIRYGLGRFTTEEDIDHAIEITQKAVNHLRELSPLWEMFKEGIDLSKIEWAEH, from the coding sequence ATGAAACAGCCGATATATTTAGACAATAACGCAACAACACCTCTCGACCCTAGGGTGTTGGAAGCGATGCTACCGTACTTTACCGAGAAATTTGGAAATGCCGCAAGTCGTAACCATGCTTTTGGTTGGGTTGCAGAAGAGGGTGTGGATTATGCTCGTGAGCAAGTGGCCAAATTGATCGGCTGTACTGAAAAAGAAATTATTTTTACTTCGGGTGCAACTGAGGCCGATAACCTGGCCATTAAAGGGGTATTCGAAATGTACAAAGAAAAAGGTAACCACATTATTACTGCGGTTACTGAACATAAAGCCGTTTTAGATACTTGCAAGCACCTCGAGAAAAATGGCGCACGCGTTACCTATTTAGGCGTTAAAGAAGATGGATTAATCGACCTAGCAGAATTAGAAGCAGCGATGACTCCTGAAACCATTTTGGTTTCTATTATGTATGGCAACAACGAAATTGGTGTTATTCAGCCTGTAAAAGAAATTTCTGCTATTGCACACAGACATGGTGCTTTATTTATGACAGATGCTACGCAGGCCGTGGGTAAAATCCCGGTTGATGTAAATGCTGATGGAATTGATTTGATGGCCTTTTCGGCACATAAAATGTATGGCCCAAAAGGCGTTGGTGCACTTTATGTGCGCAGAAAAAACCCACGCGTTAAAGTAACTTCTCAAATGGATGGCGGTGGCCACGAACGTGGAATGCGTTCTGGTACATTAAACGTTCCGGGTATTGTTGGCTTGGGTAAAGCCTGCGAGCTTTGCCGCTTGGAAATGGATAGCGAAGCACAACGTTTATCTGCCCTTCGCGATCGTTTAGAGTCGACGCTAAACCAAATGGAAGAAAGCTATGTTAATGGTAATACACAACATCGTTTACCGCACGTGGCAAACATTTCGTTTAAATATGTTGAGGGTGAAGGTTTAATGATGGCAATGAGCGATTTGGCTGTTTCTTCCGGTTCGGCGTGTACATCGGCTTCTTTAGAGCCGTCGTACGTATTAAAAAGCCTGGGCTTATCTGATGATTTGGCACATTCGTCAATTCGTTATGGCCTCGGAAGATTTACCACTGAAGAAGATATTGATCACGCAATTGAAATTACACAAAAAGCGGTTAATCACTTAAGAGAACTTTCTCCACTTTGGGAAATGTTTAAAGAAGGTATCGACTTGAGTAAAATTGAGTGGGCTGAACACTAA
- a CDS encoding type B 50S ribosomal protein L31: MKKDLHPSSYRPVVFKDMSNEYAFLTKSCVDTKETIKWEDGNEYPLYKLEISHTSHPFYTGKMKLVDTAGRIDKFKNRYAKK, from the coding sequence ATGAAAAAAGATTTGCACCCATCAAGCTACAGACCAGTTGTTTTTAAAGATATGTCTAACGAATATGCTTTTTTAACAAAATCTTGCGTTGATACTAAAGAAACTATTAAATGGGAAGATGGTAATGAGTACCCTCTTTATAAATTGGAGATTTCTCATACTTCACACCCTTTTTATACTGGTAAAATGAAATTGGTTGATACTGCAGGTCGTATCGATAAATTTAAAAACCGTTACGCTAAGAAATAA